Part of the Tamandua tetradactyla isolate mTamTet1 chromosome 11, mTamTet1.pri, whole genome shotgun sequence genome, agcactctggctcggtgcataaatatttatgattgttacgtcttcttgttgaattattccttttattaatacatagtgtccttctttgtctcttttcattgttttgcatttgaagtctaatttgttggatattagcataggtactcctgctcttttctgattgttgtttgcatggaatatcttttcccaacctttcactttcaacctctgtttatccttgggtctaagatgcgtttcctgtagacagcatatagatgggtcctgttttttaatccattctgccaggctgtgtcttttaattggggagtttaatccattaacatttagtgtttttactgtaagggcagtactttcttctaccattttgccttttggattttatatatcatatttaagttttcttctttttacttttactaatgattttcatttctacactcttctccagacctctctctcctgtctttttgcatctgtctctagtgctccctttagtatttcttgcagagccagtctcttggtcacaaaatctcttaggatttttttgtctgaaaatgtgttaatttccccctcatttttaaaggataattttgctggatatagaattcttggtttgcagtttttctctctcagtagtttaaatatatcatcccactgtcttctcgcctgcatggtttctgctgagaaatctacgcatagtcttattgggcttcccttgtatgtgatggattgcttttctcttgctgctttcaaaattctctctttctctttgacctccaacattctgattagtaaatgtcttggagtatgtctatttgaatctattctctttggtgtatacctcacttcttggatctgtaattttaagtctttcataagagttgggaaattttcagtgataatttcctccgttagtttttctcctccttttcccttctcttctctttctgggacacccacaacacatgtattcgtgtgcttcatattgtcattcaattccctgagtcttgctcatgtttttccattcttttccctatattttctgttgcttgtcgaatttcagatgtcccattctctagttcactaatcctgtcttctgcctgttgaaatctaacattgtaggcttccattgttttttttcatctcttctgctgtgcctttcattcccataagttccatgatttgtttttccagagttttgatttcttctttttgtttgttccttccttgccttctttatatcctccctcaatttattgattggatttttgatgagattttccatgtctgttcgaacattctgaattaattgtttcaattcctttatctcatttgaattgttggtttgttcccttgactgggccatatcttcagttttcctagtgtgatttattattttttgctggtgtccaggcatttaatctccttaattagtttattctggagattgttttcactttttttacctaggattttcttgctggatggattcgttgtctgtctattctttgacattcagttcatcttattcTAGACGTCTAGCTTGcaaggttttgtttaacagatcagaatttttcagttcttgttttcttgtttcttgccctacgtGTATGgtgtcttttgtttttcccttaggagagtttacttaggtattatagacccccgtcaaattttcccagaccatactggccacttttcaggaagaaagagtcacctgtgtcagttttccctgagggtgagacccagcaggttgaaaggctttcctatgaagcctctggactctgtgtttttcctatcctgcctggtatgtggcacttatctgcctgcaggtcccaccagcagaaGAAGATGcggtacttttaacttcagcagactctccctgctggggccgtggtggagacagaggagaggttgtagctggctttaatcacttcagttttccaggccctggggtctgaattccttgagggagggattccacctgagctgggccccacccctctcctggggaaggcccagcctccagacaagctctcagacaagcttaattctgcccttggctgggacagttggagcctgagaagccgtgcagctgtatccaaagatcaatcaagccatagaaacacagtcacaaaaaagaaaagaaaaaaaatccttttcagagcaggacccccgttcctcgggtttgccaatcaagagcataagttggcaCATTGCtctttgtatctccaggtcctttgtgccccctcctttccttcagggcccagaccctttcaagtattttatgttgtctgatccaaaaaacctctgggttttttaattttttttttttccctcagccctgccccctctgctctGGGGtaaaaatcagcaacctcagcttttactcaaggttcagctgagctggggacctattttggTAGacaaaatttgtaaattaattcccaaattggcgtttggttggactcagcccctgctgttggtaaagtctctttcctttcccctcagggaagcagcctgtggggagagGTGCTGGCTGCTgcaacttggggaactcacagttctgggggggctcgcagccggtccagctggtccagaatggggtacgctgtgtgtccggtcactgacgtggccccagcagttgttctgtactgttcctggctatttactagctgccctggaggacaaactaaatcccacacctccctaagccaccatcttggccagtgatctttattttttacataggcaggctccgggaatcaaacctgggtccctggcatggcagacaagaattctgccactgagtcacctttGCCCGCCcgggtctttttatttttattgtggtaacatatatacaacataaaatttccctttgcACCCATTTTCAAGTCTCTCATCCATGAAAGTAGTCATTGCATTCACAATGACAAGTTATCCTCAGTGAAACCGAGATTTCACGTTTGTATATTTGTATCAACATGACCTGTTCCAGTCCGTTACATTTATTTGATTGTCATCCCATTTGTCCCACTTTTTGGCCAGTGGCAGCCCCTCCCTGTTGGCTCTAGAGTCCCCACGACGTTCTTGGGGAGTCCTCAGAAGTTCCTTGCTTTCCGGTGAGGTGCAACGTTCCGGAAAGATCTGGCATTCTTGAGTGCCAGAGCGTGTGGCTTCAGCATACCCTATGtcctttgttctctctctttgcAAAGCTTGGTTGTCATTTCCAGGTTCTTCCAACAAACTCGGAGCCCTGTGAGGGAAGGGACTTGGGTGAGCCATTCCCTTGTGTTCCCCAAATTCTGCTCGGGCTGCTGGAGCAAGGTACCACAAACTGGGAGGGTTTGGAACAACAAAAAttcattctctcacagttctgaaggttAAGAGTCTTAacatcaaggtgttggcagggccctAGGGGAAATCATCCTTTGCCTTTCCAGCTTCTGGAAGCCCTGGTTGTCCCTTGGCTTTTTGGCGTCGCTGTTCCAGCatctgcttccatcttcacagaccatcttctctctctgcctgCGTGTCTGCATACAGCTTCCCTCTTCTTATGAGGACACCAGGTCACACTGGGTCCGGAGCCCACCCTAGTGACTTTGTCTTAACTAACGAcacctgcaaagaccctattttccAAGTAAGACTGGATTTACAGGTTCCAGGAACTAGGACTCGGACATGTCTTTTTCTGGGTGCAGAAACAAATCAACTACAGCAGTGCTGAATCCAAGGAAGATTCAGTTCTTGGGGTCAGCCTCCGCAGACAGCAGGGGAAGTGGGGTCTGCTGGGAGTCCAGTCTTGAGGCAAGTAGGTCAGGGATGGCAGCCACGGCAGGGCACAGCTCTGCTAGCTCTGCACTGGCCAAGTTCTCAGCTGGCCCCCAATATCCATCCACTGAGGATGAAATTACTCTGCACCTCAGCACAGAGGATAAAGGGTGCCCCTTGCTaggacaaatgccacacaatagGTTGGCGAATACAATAgcaatttattgactcacagtttcagaggcgaGATGTCCAACCTCTGGGTCTCAGAGCTGGTTGTGTCCTGGTGCTAGAGTGCCACCATCCTCGGGGTTTCTTGGCTGGCAGCTCTGCCCACCCCCTTCAGGGAGCAGTTGGGctcattctctggggtctcctgaCTTCTGGCTCCTGCTGAGTTGCTGCATCTTGATTTCCTGTGCTTTTAAGGACTCTGCATAGGAGCTCTCACCCTGATTCAGGTTGGCCTCATCTACATAGCATCTTCGAAGGTCCCCTTCACAAATGAGTCCAACTCTTATCAAATGCTAACATCTTCAAAGTACTGCGTACAAATAAGTTCACACACCAAACACTCGGGGTTCAGTCTTGAACCTCTCTTTTAAGCGGCAGGTTGCAGTCCCCAACAATGAATAAAGATGTggtagaccttttttttttttttttttacttttttttaattgcaaaatatacatacaaaaaagcagtaagtttcaaaggacattttaacaagtagttgtagaacaaatttcagagtatgGCAGGGGTTTCAGTCCACAACCCCAAGTGTTTTcttctgagacactggagactaaaagaaatatcagcgtTCACTATTCAGCAGTcctattcacttgttaaatcccgtcttctctgttataactcctcctcctcctttgagccttctcccagtcttcagggataATGGGGCTAGGCCCGTTCTGAACTTTTTTTGTGTTGAAAAGGGGGTGTCAGCAATATGGGGTGGAGGGATGGAACTGgtagatgttcttggagaggctgggccctctgggttttagtacttatctggcttaggaaccatctggaggttttaggtttctgaaaaataaacttagggaAATGTTTATAGATGCTCAGATGGAGCCTTTGATATTTTTTAGGGTTTGTAGGAACACTGTTAGTGGGGCCTGGCATGGCTGTGGTGGGCTTGTGCAGTGACATGTTAGAACTAGGTATGGTCTGGAGCTTGGGGGCCAGACACTTCTTTCATATGTCCCCATAATGTTCCTTTGACCCTTTTCTCCTCCAGGATCAGCTCCCGTCTGGAATCATGTATTTCATCTTTAtactctgtccttttttttttaaataccaaaaacaccaaacgcaaatattcataacttttgatcattccgttctacatatataatcagtaattcacaatatcatcacatagttgcatattcatcatcataaccatttcttgaaacatttgcatctattcagaaaaagaaataaaatgaaaaaagaaaaaaaatttatacatgccataccccttaccccttgctttcattgatcactagcatttcaaactgaatttattttaacatttgttccccttattatttagttttattccatatgttctactcgtctgttgataacgtagataaaagaagcatcagacacaaggttttcacaatcacacagtcacattgtgaaagctttatcattatacaatcatcttcaagaaacatggctactggaacacagctctacgttttcaggcagttccctccagcctctccattataccttaaccaaacaggtgatatctatataatgcataagaataacctccagaataacctctcaactctgtttggactctctcagccattgacactttaatttcgtctcatttcactcttcccccttttggtcgagaaggttttctcaatcccttgatgctgagtcccagctcattctaggatttctgtcccacaatgccaggaagatccacacccctgggagtcatgtcccatgtagacggggggagggcggtaagtttgcttgttgtgttggctgcagacagaagccacatctgagcaacaaaagaggttctcctgggggtgactcttaggcctaattttaagtaggcttgacctatcctttgtggggttaagtttcatatgaatgaaccctaagactgggggctttttttttttttaattgtggcagACACCTGCTTGGTTGTTTTTGCGTGTGTTGTGTgtgttccatttttttaatgtcacTTTGAAATGATTCTTCCATGACAGCCTTCTCCCTGCCAACTTCATCAGCCTCTACAGTCCAgcaggccaaatctggcccaccagctggttttgtaaataaaattgtatCATGACACGGCCACACCTGCTCGCTTACATCTTGTCTGTGGCTTGCTTTTGCTCCAACAGCAGAGCTGAGTTGTTGCCGCAGAGTCTGCCtggcccacaaaacctaaaatattgaCTGCCCGGTTCCATATCCTGAAATAAGCTTGCTAACCCCCCTGCATAGGAGAATTCcagaatttcataattttttatctaAACACCTGAATTCCCCTTACCGAAGATTTCCTTTGGCTGTGTAGATGGCTGCACGTGGGGTTTTGTTGCTTTATTCCCCGCTGCCAGTTCTTTATAGAATGGTGTCTGACCCAGAGGAGTCACCCAGAAATGTGACTAAAATTGAGTTCTCATTGCATCTTCAGGATTCCTCTCCTgttccatctttttctttatctcGGTCACGTATTCTCATCCCCCTGTGCTGTTCGATACTCTTCTTTAAATAGACTTTTCCAGATTATCTTAGAAAGGAAACTTTATCACTGTTGTAAGTGGAAAGTTGCcataaatagataataaaaatagctaaacaTTTGTTTGCATACCTTCCTGGCTGCAAAGGAATCTGAAGTATCACCTTTCAGGCATCTCTGGGTGGAGTGGTTggacagaagagaaaattgaggcttTTTGGGTAAAATCACTTCCCTGCAGTCCAGGGGAcagcaaacattttcttaaaggGCCAAATAGTATTTTCAGCTTCGAGGGCTGGACAGTTTGTAACTACTCAGTGCAGAAGCATCCATAAATAACATGGCTGTATGCTAGCAAAAATTTGTTTACAGAAAGAGACAGCATCTGGCTGTAATTTACTGATCCCCTGTCCTAGGGTATCACAAAGCCAGTGAGATAGTTATGGGCTGGATTTGAACCCATGTCTGGTTACTTACAAAGCTCAAACTTGTAGCTAACTAAAACATTTAACGGGAACAGCATAACATATATCACTACCAGCCATTTTCTGTCCTCCTGTCTTGTTACTTCTGGACCAGATGGTTCTGCTTTTTCCTTGACAGCCATTGAAATGATTTTTGGGTGGCTCAGACTTCTCCAGTCAAGTACCATGCATGGTTAAGAACATGGGATGGGGcagcctgagttcaaatcctgcccTGCCACTtccttgctgtgtgatcttgggcacgtcgcttcacctctctgagcctcagtttccttgtctgtaaaatgggatgatgatGGCACCCTCATAGGATATCTTCCATAACAATGGGCCATCATTTGCAGATCCTTGCTCTAATCTAAGCCCTCTTCATCTCATGAGGTTTTGTTTCTATTAAACATCCCTGTTTTGCAGTTGGGGAAAAGGACATTCTTTGCCCAAGACCTCACAGCTTGTAAGCAGCACAAGCAAAGAGTCTCTCCTTGTGTCATGTGATTGCAGAGTCCGAGTCCAGCTGCAGTGGGTTCCCCAGAAGCCTGAGTTGCCCTGCTTCTGTCCCACCCCTCACAGTGgtttttctccctcctccctgcagcCAACATCGCTGCGTCCGTGGAAGGCTTCGACATTGCATCCGTGCAGCGGCAGCGGCAGGAGCAGAGCTACTTTGTCCGGCTGGGCTCGCTGTCTTCAAGGCTGCGGCAGCATGCCTACGAGCACTCGCTGGGGAAGCTGCAGCTTACCAAGCAGAAGGCCCAGGAAGCTCTGTTGCAGCTGTCCCAGGGGCTGAGCCTGGTGAGGCCCTGTTGTGGGATGAGGAGAGGGTGTTATGTATCGGCCATTGCTCCCTGTGCAAGGCTGAACTTTGCCGGATTGAAACGGTGACAGTGTGTTTATCATGACTTGGCTGGATTGCCAGGGCTCACTCATGGGACATGACTGGCTGGTGGTTGGTTGGGCTGGCTGGTGGCTGGGTGTCTCTGTCCCCCCGTGATCTTCTCCAACAGGCCAGCTTAGGCTCATCTGCAGGGGTCTCAGGGTTCCAGGAGCACCCAGAGAATGCACTAGCCTCAGTGGAACTTTAAATCTGGGTCTGAGTTTCTTGTTCCATTGACAATAACAAGTCGCCTGGTCCAGCCCACCTACAAGGGCAGAGAAATAGACTCTACCCCTTGATGGGAGGAGCTGCAGAGAATTTACAGCCGCCTCTGCAACTCCCACCCAGGGCACAGGCAAGTTGCTGATTAAACCAGAGCCCACTGAGCCTTTTTAAACACATAGCAGTGGAAATCTTGTTGGAGAACAGCTTCCATCCCTGCTTCCCCTGTGTTaaccaaagtcagataaaaggACTTCCCAGCCTCCCCCTGAAATGCTGCCTCTCTTGGGATATGCGTAGATGCCTGGAATCTCTGCTGACTGATTcctcttttcttgtgctgctctCTCTTCTGCTCCAGATGGAAGCTGTCAAGCAGGGAGTAGATCAGAAACTAGTGGAGGGTCAGGAGAAGCTGCACCAGATGTGGCTTAGCTGGAACCAGAAGCAGCTCAGGGGGACCGAGGATGACCCAGCCAAGCCGGAGGTACTTTCTGGGGGTGTGGGGATGCCAAATTCTCTCTCCGTGCCTCTGCTTGCTGGGCCCACCTGCCTGGAGCATTTTCCCCAGCCTCATTCCTGTTAACCGCCTTTGGGACTTGAGGACACTTCCAGGAAGCCTGTCTTGATTTCCACTCTTGGGTGTGCTTGTTGCTTCTGAACCACGGGACGCCTCATAATGGTGTGAATTAGGGAGATTGTGATGTCCCCAAGCTGCTAAATCCCAAGCCATTTTGTCTTGTTTACCCTGGATTTTGaaccctccttttcttcttcccatGGTCCCATTGAAACCTCCATACTCTCAACGCTGAGTCCTTGAAATAACTTCTGAGAAACCCTCTTTGGTTCCCTCCAGTCTGTCCCAAGCATTGGCCTCTCAgttgggttctgacaacttttgTCACCTGTACTATCACACatttaatctctctctttttttttttttaacatgggcaggcaccgggaatcaaacccaggtctctggcatggcaggcgagaattctgccactgagccaccgttgttcCACCCTTTACATTAATCTTAAATCAGCATTTTCTGCAGCTCTCATGCCTCATTCCAGAATGTTACTTCCTGAATCTTGGGTTTGAACTAACTGTATCGCTTCTCAGCTTAGCctttctgggccttggtttgtCTACCTGTACATGCGATATAAGCCCTTCTGTAGGGTTGGCAAGATTAAGTGAATTAAACTTGTACACAAGGGTTCATAGCTGCATTGGAGACATGGAAATAAtcaccaaaacatggaaacaacccaaatgtccaccaccTGTTGCGTGGGTAGACAAAATCTGCTCCATCCATGGcggtggaatattatttggtccTGAAAAAGGAATGGAGTGCCAATACATGCTCTGACCTGGGTGAGCCTGCGTGCTGCTaggtgaaagaagtcagacacaagaggacaaactGTATATGACTCCCTTGataagaaatgtccagaataggcaagcAAATCCCTTGAGAGAGAAAGTAAGATTGGTagttgccaggggtggggggcaggaggggaaatggggagtgagtACTCACAGatccagggtttctttttgggatgacAAAAATGTTCTGGAGTTAGATAGTGGTGACATTTGCCCGACGCTGTGAATGTGTCAACACCCACCAAATTGTGTTCTTAAAAGTGTGAAGTGTATCTCAATCCAAGAAAAAGGAGTTGATATGTAAAGCGCAGAATAAGGGCGACAAAAGtgatatttataagatattttgaATAGTCTTTATAAAGGCAAAACTGTTTGGTGTATAGACCTGGtcatttaaaatcatttcctCCCAAACTACCCTTCCTCAGCCCCATGCAGAACAACGGAGATATTCACACTGCCATGTGGCTGCTTCCTTGTCGCCCAGGTTTAAGTCCGGAGCTGTCAGCTGGCAGGGGTGAAGTCTTACCTCTTGgcctgctctttctctctccctggtCAGGGGAATTTTCAGGGAGCTGATCTAATCTGTGTTCTCACCTGACCACTTACTATTTCCACCTAGAAAGTTCTATCTGACCTCCTCTGTCTGAccagtgctttcttttttctttccattccccccctttttttaaaaaaatagttttattgagatatagatGCCcaacttccctccctccctctttcctttctttattcctgttcctttccttccttgatcacagctttattgagatatgattCACGTACCATAGCACTCACccatttaaattgtacaattcagtGCTTTCTAGTGCACTCACAAGGTTGTGCTCCCTTCACCACAATccgttttgaacattttcatcatcctcaAACAGAAACCTGGAACCCATTAGGTTTCACTccctgccccgccccacccctggCCCAGTAAACCATTCCGTATATTCTGTGGTCCTTggtgactagcttctttcactcagcatcatgtttccaaggttcatcatCATTGGCGCACTTGTCAGAacctcatttccatttttttggggggcgggggtgcatggtcctagaatggaatctgggtctcccacctgGAAGGCAAACATTTTACCACCGTGTCACCTGTGCACCCTCctcgttcctttttatggccaaataataccCCCATGGGAGGCTAGACCACATTTGGTTTACCCATCTATCCATTGATattcacttgggttgcttccacctctcAGCAGTTGTGAATAACACTGTGTCCAAGTTTTAGCATGGATGTGTGTTTCTACTTCCCCCGAGCAGATTCTTAGCAGTGGAAACTAAACATTTCATCTTTTGAGGAGCTTGCAGACTCTTCCCCAAAGCAGCTGCCTCCTTTTCCATTCCCAGCAGCACTGTCTGACTGTTCCAGTTTCCCCCATCCTCGCCAACACTTAGCGTTACCCATCTTTTTCACTGTAGCCAGGCAGATAGGACTGAATATCTccctgtggttttgacttgcatttccctgatggctaaatGATGCCGATGACCCCCTTTTCCCATGCTGTCAGCCACTTGtatatatctcctttggagaaaggTCTCGGCCCATTTTTTTCAGCGTGGCTAGTATAGATTTGCCCGGTTCCAAAATCCAAGAGCTGTTATTCCTCACCAACGACCATGCAAGACATTCTCGCCCTTGGGAAGGCTCTGGTGAAGGCCAGCGAGTGGGAAAATCCCTCTTTTGTGTCCCATGGCTCTGGTTTTACCCCAGGCCGGCCGGTCCTGATGACACCTCTCCCTCCCCAGCAGGCTGAGTCCCAGACGCTGACCGTGTTCCGTGATGTCACCAAGCAGCTGCAGGCCACCTGCGCCTCGCTGGCCTCCAGCATCCAGGGCCTGCCCACCCACGTCAGGGACAAGGCCCAGCAGGCCCGCGGCCAGGTGGAGGGCCTCCAGGCCACCTTTACAGGCATCCACTCCTTCCAGGACCTGTCCGGCGCCGTCGTGACACAGAGCCGTGAGCAAATCGCCAAGGCCCGCCAGGCCCTCGACGAGATGGTCGAGTACGTGGCTCAGAACACCCCAGTCGTCACGTGGCTCGTGGGACCCTTCGCCCCTGGGGTCGTCGAGAAAGCCCCAGAAGAGAAGAAGTAGGGGGCTGTTTGTTCAACCCCTCCCCGCCGGCAGCTCATTAGGGATGAACTCCTAACTCAGGAAACTCAGTCATGAGCCAGCTCCCCCACCCTACATCCTC contains:
- the PLIN3 gene encoding perilipin-3 isoform X1, giving the protein MSTNEKEDTGSTPVASGEPVQQPGVVERVANLPLVSSTCDMVAAAYASTKESHPHIKTVCTAAEKGVRTLTAAAVSGAQPILSKLEPQIASASEYAHKGLDKLEENLPVLQKPREQVLADTRELVASTVSGARELACSAKDSVATRMAEAVDVTRGAVQSGVDMTKSVVTGGVHSVVGSRMGQLVLSGVDTVLGKSEEWADNHLPMTNEELANIAASVEGFDIASVQRQRQEQSYFVRLGSLSSRLRQHAYEHSLGKLQLTKQKAQEALLQLSQGLSLMEAVKQGVDQKLVEGQEKLHQMWLSWNQKQLRGTEDDPAKPEQAESQTLTVFRDVTKQLQATCASLASSIQGLPTHVRDKAQQARGQVEGLQATFTGIHSFQDLSGAVVTQSREQIAKARQALDEMVEYVAQNTPVVTWLVGPFAPGVVEKAPEEKK
- the PLIN3 gene encoding perilipin-3 isoform X2; this translates as MSTNEKEDTGSTPVASGEPVQQPGVVERVANLPLVSSTCDMVAAAYASTKESHPHIKTVCTAAEKGVRTLTAAAVSGAQPILSKLEPQIASASEYAHKGLDKLEENLPVLQKPREQVLADTRELVASTVSGARELACSAKDSVATRMAEAVDVTRGAVQSGVDMTKSVVTGGVHSVVGSRMGQLVLSGVDTVLGKSEEWADNHLPMTNEELANIAASVEGFDIASVQRQRQEQSYFVRLGSLSSRLRQHAYEHSLGKLQLTKQKAQEALLQLSQGLSLMEAVKQGVDQKLVEGQEKLHQMWLSWNQKQLRGTEDDPAKPEAESQTLTVFRDVTKQLQATCASLASSIQGLPTHVRDKAQQARGQVEGLQATFTGIHSFQDLSGAVVTQSREQIAKARQALDEMVEYVAQNTPVVTWLVGPFAPGVVEKAPEEKK